Proteins co-encoded in one Aquincola tertiaricarbonis genomic window:
- a CDS encoding mannose-1-phosphate guanylyltransferase/mannose-6-phosphate isomerase produces MSSTPLRLPVTPVIMAGGSGTRLWPLSRAGYPKQFLVLSGNTSLFQQAVTRLQGLASPTQPVNPPLVVGNEEHRFLVLDQLRELKAEPSAVILEPTGRNTAPALTLAALQALEGGQDPVLVVTPADQTVTDSESFNSALAQAVEAAADGTIVILGITPDRPETGYGYILASAAEGIAAVERFVEKPDASTAARYLAEGSYYWNSGMFVLRASAWINALERFRPDIASATRAAWAVRKTDDKFVRPGKAEFAAVPSESVDYAVMEKCPGSPAAIRMVPLNAGWNDLGAWEAVWQVAPKDEAGNSHVGDAVFADSRNTLVHATSRLVSVVGLEDVIVVETADAVLVTDRARSQDVKKIVNRLDAEKRGEHTLHRKVHRPWGWYDSIDNGPRHQVKRIMVKPGASLSLQMHHHRAEHWIVVSGTAEVTNGDKVIILSENQSTYIPLGQTHRLANPGKMPLEIIEVQSGSYLGEDDIVRFEDTYGRAPK; encoded by the coding sequence ATGAGCAGCACCCCCTTACGCCTGCCCGTCACCCCCGTCATCATGGCCGGCGGCTCTGGCACCCGCCTGTGGCCCCTCTCGCGCGCCGGCTACCCCAAGCAGTTCCTGGTGCTGTCGGGCAACACCAGCCTGTTCCAACAGGCCGTCACCCGGCTGCAGGGGCTGGCCAGCCCCACCCAGCCGGTGAACCCGCCGCTGGTGGTGGGCAATGAAGAGCATCGCTTTCTGGTGCTGGATCAGTTGCGTGAGCTGAAGGCCGAGCCCAGCGCCGTGATCCTGGAGCCGACGGGCCGCAACACCGCACCGGCGCTGACGCTGGCGGCACTGCAAGCGCTGGAAGGCGGCCAGGACCCGGTGCTGGTGGTCACGCCGGCCGACCAGACCGTGACCGACAGCGAAAGCTTCAACAGCGCGCTCGCCCAAGCGGTGGAAGCGGCGGCCGACGGCACCATCGTGATCCTGGGCATCACGCCCGACCGGCCGGAAACCGGCTACGGCTACATCCTGGCTTCCGCCGCAGAAGGCATTGCCGCGGTAGAGCGCTTCGTTGAAAAGCCCGATGCCTCCACCGCCGCACGCTACCTGGCCGAAGGCAGCTACTACTGGAACAGCGGCATGTTCGTGCTGCGTGCTTCGGCCTGGATCAATGCGCTGGAGCGTTTCCGCCCCGACATTGCCAGCGCCACGCGTGCCGCGTGGGCCGTGCGCAAGACCGACGACAAGTTCGTGCGCCCCGGCAAGGCCGAGTTCGCCGCGGTGCCGTCCGAGTCGGTGGACTACGCGGTGATGGAGAAATGCCCGGGCAGCCCGGCCGCCATCCGCATGGTGCCGCTGAACGCGGGCTGGAACGACCTGGGGGCCTGGGAGGCCGTGTGGCAGGTGGCCCCCAAGGACGAGGCGGGCAACAGCCACGTGGGCGACGCCGTGTTCGCCGACAGCCGCAACACCCTGGTGCATGCCACCAGCCGCCTGGTGAGCGTGGTGGGCCTGGAAGACGTGATCGTGGTGGAAACCGCCGATGCGGTGCTGGTGACCGACCGCGCCCGCAGCCAGGACGTGAAGAAGATCGTCAACCGCCTGGACGCTGAAAAGCGCGGCGAGCACACGCTGCACCGCAAGGTGCACCGCCCCTGGGGCTGGTACGACAGCATCGACAACGGCCCGCGCCACCAGGTCAAGCGCATCATGGTCAAGCCCGGCGCCAGCCTGAGCCTGCAGATGCACCATCACCGCGCCGAGCACTGGATCGTGGTGAGCGGCACCGCCGAAGTGACCAACGGCGACAAGGTGATCATCCTCTCCGAGAACCAGAGCACCTACATCCCCCTGGGCCAGACCCATCGCCTGGCCAACCCCGGCAAGATGCCGCTCGAGATCATCGAAGTGCAAAGCGGCAGCTACCTGGGTGAGGACGACATCGTGCGGTTCGAGGACACCTACGGCCGCGCGCCGAAGTAA
- a CDS encoding DUF502 domain-containing protein, which translates to MKKYLIAGLLVWLPMAVTVWVLHAVLGMMDGVFGWILSTTQVVLPGALHGPIEALRQIPFLGFIFVGLMLLLTGVFATNIAGQWALHQGGRVLNRIPIVKSIYSSVKQVSDTLFSSNGNAFREAVLVQYPRAGSWTIAFITGRPGGEVAARLAGEHVSLYVPTTPNPTSGFFLMVPRGEVVPLRMSVDEALKYIISMGVVSPPPSAMPPVPPAPPVAALPPATAEPPAPEVERNLAG; encoded by the coding sequence TTGAAGAAATACCTGATCGCCGGCTTGCTGGTCTGGCTGCCCATGGCCGTGACCGTGTGGGTGCTGCATGCCGTGCTGGGCATGATGGACGGCGTGTTCGGCTGGATCCTCAGCACCACCCAGGTGGTGCTGCCGGGTGCGCTGCATGGCCCGATCGAGGCGCTGCGCCAGATCCCGTTCCTCGGGTTCATCTTCGTGGGGCTGATGCTGCTGCTCACCGGCGTGTTCGCCACCAACATCGCCGGGCAGTGGGCGCTGCACCAGGGCGGGCGGGTGCTCAACCGCATCCCCATCGTCAAGTCGATCTACAGCTCGGTCAAGCAGGTGTCCGACACGCTGTTTTCCAGCAATGGCAACGCTTTCCGCGAAGCCGTGCTGGTGCAGTACCCGCGTGCCGGCTCCTGGACCATCGCCTTCATCACCGGCCGCCCGGGCGGTGAGGTGGCGGCGCGGCTGGCCGGCGAGCATGTCAGCCTGTACGTGCCCACCACGCCCAACCCCACGTCGGGCTTCTTTTTGATGGTGCCGCGCGGCGAGGTGGTGCCGTTGCGCATGAGCGTCGACGAAGCGCTGAAGTACATCATCTCGATGGGGGTGGTGTCGCCGCCGCCGTCGGCCATGCCCCCCGTGCCGCCCGCCCCCCCGGTGGCAGCGCTGCCGCCCGCCACCGCCGAGCCGCCCGCGCCCGAGGTGGAGCGAAATCTGGCGGGCTGA
- the galE gene encoding UDP-glucose 4-epimerase GalE yields the protein MSTILLTGATGYIASHTWLALRAAGYQVVGLDDFSNSSPAVLQRLQRLLGGEAPVFEQGSVTDAAFVESVFQRHRIDAVVHFAAFKAVGESTAKPLSYYANNIGGLLTVCEAMRRHGCHRLVFSSSATVYGKPEALPITEQARLQATNPYGQTKLIGEQILADLGAAEPHWQTGVLRYFNPVGAHESGQIGEDPRGIPNNLMPYVAQVAVGKRARLQVFGNDYDTPDGTGVRDYIHVTDLAEGHVAALRRLLEQPGSFTVNLGTGRGYSVLDLVRAYEAASGRPIPYDIAPRRPGDIDACYADPALAQELLGWTAKHDLARMCEDSWRWQSQNPHGFEN from the coding sequence GTGAGCACCATCCTGCTGACCGGCGCCACCGGCTACATCGCCTCGCACACCTGGCTGGCGCTGCGCGCCGCAGGCTACCAGGTGGTGGGCCTGGACGACTTTTCCAACAGCTCGCCGGCCGTGCTGCAGCGCCTGCAGCGGCTTCTGGGCGGCGAGGCACCGGTGTTCGAGCAGGGCAGCGTCACCGATGCGGCCTTCGTTGAGTCGGTGTTCCAGCGCCATCGCATCGATGCGGTGGTGCACTTCGCGGCCTTCAAGGCGGTGGGTGAATCCACCGCCAAGCCGCTGAGCTACTACGCCAACAACATCGGCGGGCTGCTGACGGTATGTGAGGCGATGCGCCGGCACGGCTGCCACCGCCTCGTGTTCAGCAGCAGCGCCACTGTGTACGGCAAGCCAGAGGCGCTGCCCATCACCGAGCAGGCCCGTCTGCAGGCCACCAACCCCTACGGCCAGACCAAGCTCATCGGCGAGCAGATCCTGGCCGACCTGGGCGCGGCCGAGCCGCATTGGCAAACCGGCGTGCTGCGCTACTTCAACCCGGTGGGCGCACACGAGAGCGGTCAGATCGGCGAAGACCCGCGCGGCATACCCAACAACCTGATGCCCTACGTGGCCCAGGTGGCGGTGGGCAAGCGGGCCCGGCTGCAGGTCTTCGGCAACGATTACGACACGCCCGACGGCACTGGCGTGCGCGACTACATCCATGTGACCGACCTGGCCGAAGGCCATGTGGCGGCCCTGCGCCGTCTGCTTGAGCAACCCGGCTCCTTCACCGTCAACCTGGGCACGGGCCGCGGCTACAGCGTGCTGGACCTGGTGCGTGCCTACGAGGCCGCCAGTGGCCGCCCCATTCCTTACGACATCGCCCCCCGCCGGCCCGGCGACATCGACGCCTGCTACGCCGACCCCGCCCTGGCGCAAGAACTGCTGGGGTGGACTGCAAAGCACGACCTGGCCCGCATGTGCGAGGACAGCTGGCGTTGGCAGAGCCAGAACCCCCACGGATTTGAGAACTAA
- a CDS encoding MBL fold metallo-hydrolase RNA specificity domain-containing protein codes for MLHFTHHGAVRGVTGSCHRLTLPDGQAVLVDCGLFQGAETSPDGASASQLDIDFSLDKVRALVVTHVHIDHVGRIPYLLAAGFRGPIYCSQASAQLLPLVLEDALEVGFTRNRSLIAKFMALLKDRTVPLPYKQWQTIIAGSPGLRVRLQPAGHILGSAYVEFDATQTGQPSQRVVFSGDLGAPYTPLLPAPQPPMRADVLVLESTYGDRVHDSRKTRRQRLQALCEHAFSNGGTVLVPAFSIGRTQELLYELEEIIHRNGQRQAAPGLAWGDVQIVVDSPLAADFTAGYARLKEHWDAEARRKLAAGRHPLAFDQVTTVADHAAHLQMVQGLARSGRPAIVIAASGMCSGGRIVNYLKAMLGDPRHDVLFCGYQAAGTAGRAIQQYGPKGGWVELDGQRIDIRAKVHTLAGYSAHADQQDLLRFIGRMKTPPRQVRLVHGDQEAKQALANCIRQRQPGVEVVVPHS; via the coding sequence ATGCTGCACTTCACCCACCACGGCGCCGTGCGCGGCGTCACCGGCTCCTGCCATCGGTTGACCTTGCCAGACGGCCAGGCCGTGCTGGTGGACTGCGGCCTGTTCCAGGGCGCCGAAACCTCGCCCGACGGCGCCAGCGCCAGTCAGCTGGACATCGACTTCTCGCTCGACAAGGTGCGGGCGCTGGTGGTCACCCATGTGCACATCGACCACGTGGGGCGCATTCCGTACCTGCTGGCGGCTGGCTTTCGCGGCCCCATCTACTGCAGCCAGGCCAGCGCCCAATTGCTGCCGCTGGTGCTGGAAGACGCGCTGGAGGTGGGCTTCACGCGCAACCGCAGCTTGATTGCCAAATTCATGGCGTTGCTGAAAGACCGCACCGTGCCACTGCCCTACAAGCAGTGGCAAACCATCATCGCCGGCAGCCCCGGCCTGCGGGTGCGGCTGCAGCCGGCGGGCCACATCCTGGGCTCGGCCTACGTGGAGTTCGATGCCACCCAGACCGGCCAGCCCAGCCAGCGTGTGGTGTTCTCCGGCGACCTGGGTGCGCCCTACACCCCACTGCTGCCAGCGCCCCAGCCGCCGATGCGCGCCGACGTGCTGGTGCTGGAGAGCACCTACGGCGACCGCGTGCACGACAGCCGCAAAACCCGCCGCCAGCGCCTGCAGGCGCTGTGTGAGCATGCCTTCAGCAACGGCGGCACGGTGCTGGTGCCCGCCTTCAGCATCGGCCGCACGCAGGAGCTGCTGTACGAACTGGAAGAGATCATCCACCGCAACGGCCAGCGACAGGCCGCGCCCGGGCTGGCTTGGGGCGATGTGCAGATCGTCGTCGACTCACCGCTGGCCGCCGACTTCACGGCCGGTTATGCGCGCCTGAAAGAGCACTGGGACGCCGAAGCCCGCCGAAAGCTGGCGGCCGGCCGCCACCCGCTGGCTTTCGACCAGGTGACCACGGTTGCCGACCACGCCGCGCACCTGCAAATGGTGCAGGGCCTGGCCCGCTCAGGCCGACCGGCGATCGTCATCGCCGCCAGCGGCATGTGCAGCGGCGGGCGCATCGTCAACTACCTGAAGGCCATGCTGGGCGACCCCCGGCACGATGTGCTGTTCTGCGGCTATCAGGCCGCCGGCACCGCCGGACGCGCCATCCAGCAGTACGGACCGAAGGGCGGCTGGGTGGAACTGGACGGGCAGCGCATCGACATCCGCGCCAAGGTGCACACCCTCGCCGGCTACTCGGCCCATGCCGACCAGCAGGATCTGCTGCGGTTCATCGGCCGCATGAAAACGCCGCCGCGGCAGGTGAGGCTGGTGCATGGGGATCAAGAGGCCAAGCAGGCTCTGGCGAACTGCATTCGGCAGCGGCAGCCCGGCGTAGAGGTGGTGGTGCCCCACAGCTAG
- a CDS encoding undecaprenyl-phosphate glucose phosphotransferase, whose protein sequence is MFEDRSYTRTFYSAPQSVTSFIAAFMEPVLTVLVLLLATAAFDVEIGRADLVLCLLVFALTFPGRNRFKDAGIAAATDIVTSWVTLLSILALCGYATKSFSYFEDHVLMAWAVITPVVQWLAVVAGRNILRRHAAQPEARRKAVVVGAGPLGVKVARALMENKDRGSDFIGYFDDRADERVDSTAAGQLLGRLAALAPYVHEHGIKEVYITLPLGSQPRILQLLESVQGTTASIFFVPDVFGISIIQGRLQDMNGIPVVGICETPFTGTNELVKRISDIVLASIILVLISPILIGLAIGVKLSSPGPVIFKQRRNGLDGEEIIVYKFRSMRAMDNGTVVKQAQRGDPRITPFGAFIRKTSLDELPQFINVLQGRMSIVGPRPHAVAHNEEYRKLIKAYMVRHKVKPGITGWAQVNGLRGETETIEKMQQRVEYDLEYLRNWTLGLDLQIIVRTVRVMLFDRNAY, encoded by the coding sequence ATGTTCGAAGACCGCAGCTATACACGAACGTTCTACAGCGCACCGCAGTCCGTCACCTCGTTCATCGCCGCCTTCATGGAGCCGGTGCTCACGGTGCTGGTGCTGCTGCTCGCCACCGCCGCGTTCGACGTGGAGATCGGGCGCGCTGATCTGGTGCTGTGTCTGCTGGTCTTTGCGCTCACCTTCCCGGGGCGCAACCGCTTCAAGGATGCCGGCATCGCCGCGGCCACCGACATCGTGACGTCCTGGGTCACGCTGCTGTCCATCCTGGCGCTGTGCGGCTATGCCACGAAGAGCTTCAGTTACTTCGAAGACCATGTGCTGATGGCCTGGGCCGTGATCACGCCGGTGGTGCAGTGGCTGGCCGTGGTGGCCGGCCGCAACATCCTGCGCCGGCATGCCGCCCAGCCCGAGGCGCGGCGCAAGGCGGTGGTGGTGGGGGCCGGCCCGCTGGGCGTGAAGGTGGCGCGCGCGCTGATGGAGAACAAGGACCGCGGCAGCGACTTCATCGGCTACTTCGACGACCGCGCCGACGAGCGGGTGGACAGCACCGCCGCCGGCCAGTTGCTGGGCCGGCTGGCCGCGCTGGCGCCGTATGTGCACGAGCACGGCATCAAGGAGGTGTACATCACCTTGCCGCTGGGTTCGCAGCCGCGCATTCTTCAGCTGCTGGAAAGCGTGCAAGGCACCACTGCCTCCATCTTCTTCGTGCCCGACGTGTTCGGCATCAGCATCATCCAGGGCCGGCTGCAGGACATGAACGGCATCCCGGTGGTGGGCATCTGCGAAACGCCGTTCACCGGCACCAACGAGCTGGTCAAGCGCATCAGCGACATCGTGCTGGCCTCGATCATCCTGGTGCTGATCTCGCCCATACTCATCGGGCTGGCCATCGGCGTGAAACTCAGTTCCCCCGGGCCGGTGATCTTCAAGCAGCGCCGCAACGGCCTGGATGGCGAAGAAATCATCGTCTACAAGTTCCGCTCGATGCGGGCGATGGACAACGGCACGGTGGTCAAGCAGGCGCAGCGCGGCGACCCGCGCATCACGCCTTTCGGCGCCTTCATCCGCAAGACCTCGCTGGACGAGCTGCCGCAGTTCATCAACGTGCTGCAGGGCCGCATGAGCATCGTGGGGCCTCGCCCGCACGCGGTGGCGCACAACGAGGAATACCGCAAGCTGATCAAGGCGTACATGGTGCGCCACAAGGTCAAGCCCGGCATCACCGGCTGGGCACAGGTCAACGGCCTGCGCGGCGAGACCGAGACCATCGAAAAAATGCAGCAGCGGGTGGAGTACGACCTGGAGTACCTGCGCAACTGGACGCTGGGCCTGGACCTGCAGATCATCGTGCGCACGGTGCGGGTGATGCTGTTCGACCGCAATGCGTACTGA
- the aspS gene encoding aspartate--tRNA ligase, whose protein sequence is MRTTYCGLVSEALMGQTVTLMGWAHRRRDHGGVIFIDLRDREGVVQVVCDPDRAEMFKTAEGVRSEFCLKVVGLVRPRPAGTENANLTSGKIEVLCHELEVLNASVTPPFPLDDENLSETTRLTHRVLDLRRPYMQNNLMLRYRVAMEVRKYLDENGFIDIETPMLTKSTPEGARDYLVPSRVNDGMFFALPQSPQLFKQLLMVAGFDRYYQITKCFRDEDLRADRQPEFTQIDLETSFLTEGEIRTITENMIRQVFKKTLDVELPEYPVMTYAEAMHRFGSDKPDLRVKLEFTELTEVMKDVDFKVFSTPATTKGGRVVALRVPGGGEMSRGEIDGYTEFVKIYGAKGLAWIKVNDLAKGREGLQSPVVKNLHDAALNEVLQRTGAQNGDLLFFGADKAKVVNDAMGALRVKIGHSEFGRGKGLFEDRWAPLWVVDFPMFEHDEEADRWVAVHHPFTAPKDGHEDLMDTAPDQCIAKAYDMVLNGWELGGGSVRIHRAEVQSKVFSALKIGPEEAKLKFGFLLDALQYGAPPHGGLAFGLDRLITLMTKAESIRDVIAFPKTQRAQDLLTGAPGPVDEKQLRELHIRLRNNPAAQA, encoded by the coding sequence ATGAGAACCACTTACTGCGGCCTCGTCAGCGAAGCCCTGATGGGCCAGACCGTGACGCTGATGGGCTGGGCCCACCGTCGCCGCGACCACGGCGGCGTCATCTTCATCGACCTGCGCGACCGTGAAGGCGTGGTGCAGGTGGTGTGCGACCCCGACCGTGCCGAGATGTTCAAGACGGCCGAAGGCGTGCGCAGCGAGTTCTGCCTGAAGGTAGTGGGCCTGGTGCGCCCGCGCCCGGCCGGCACCGAGAACGCCAACCTCACCAGCGGCAAGATCGAGGTGCTGTGCCACGAGCTGGAAGTGCTGAACGCCAGCGTCACCCCGCCGTTCCCGCTGGACGACGAGAACCTGTCGGAAACCACCCGCCTGACGCACCGCGTGCTCGACCTGCGCCGGCCGTACATGCAGAACAACCTGATGCTGCGCTACCGCGTGGCGATGGAAGTGCGCAAGTACCTGGACGAGAACGGCTTCATCGACATCGAGACGCCGATGCTCACCAAGAGCACACCCGAAGGCGCGCGCGACTACCTGGTGCCCAGCCGCGTGAACGACGGCATGTTCTTCGCGCTGCCGCAAAGCCCGCAGCTGTTCAAGCAGTTGCTGATGGTGGCCGGCTTCGACCGCTACTACCAGATCACCAAGTGCTTCCGCGACGAGGACCTGCGCGCCGACCGCCAGCCCGAATTCACGCAGATCGACCTGGAAACCTCCTTCCTGACCGAAGGTGAGATCCGCACCATCACCGAGAACATGATCCGCCAGGTCTTCAAGAAGACGCTGGACGTGGAACTGCCCGAGTACCCGGTGATGACCTACGCCGAGGCGATGCACCGCTTCGGCTCGGACAAGCCCGACCTGCGCGTCAAGCTCGAGTTCACCGAGCTGACCGAGGTGATGAAGGACGTCGACTTCAAGGTGTTCTCCACCCCCGCCACCACCAAGGGCGGCCGCGTGGTGGCCCTGCGCGTGCCCGGCGGCGGTGAGATGAGCCGCGGCGAGATCGACGGCTACACCGAGTTCGTCAAGATCTACGGCGCCAAGGGCCTGGCCTGGATCAAGGTCAACGACCTGGCCAAGGGCCGCGAAGGCCTGCAGAGCCCGGTGGTGAAGAACCTGCATGACGCCGCGCTGAACGAGGTGCTGCAGCGCACCGGCGCGCAGAACGGCGACCTGCTGTTCTTCGGCGCCGACAAGGCCAAGGTGGTCAACGACGCCATGGGCGCGCTGCGCGTGAAGATCGGCCACAGCGAATTCGGCCGTGGCAAGGGCCTGTTCGAGGACCGCTGGGCGCCGCTGTGGGTGGTCGACTTCCCGATGTTCGAGCACGACGAAGAAGCCGACCGCTGGGTGGCCGTGCACCATCCGTTCACCGCGCCCAAGGACGGGCACGAGGACCTGATGGACACCGCGCCCGACCAGTGCATCGCCAAGGCCTACGACATGGTGCTCAACGGCTGGGAACTGGGCGGCGGCTCGGTGCGTATCCACCGCGCCGAAGTGCAGAGCAAGGTGTTCAGTGCGCTGAAGATCGGGCCCGAAGAAGCCAAGCTGAAGTTCGGCTTCCTGCTGGACGCGCTGCAGTACGGCGCGCCCCCGCACGGTGGCTTGGCCTTCGGCCTTGACCGCCTGATCACGCTGATGACCAAGGCCGAGTCGATCCGCGACGTGATCGCCTTCCCCAAGACCCAGCGGGCGCAAGACCTGCTGACCGGGGCGCCGGGCCCGGTGGACGAGAAGCAGCTGCGCGAGCTGCACATCCGCCTGCGCAACAACCCGGCTGCGCAGGCCTGA
- the ubiB gene encoding ubiquinone biosynthesis regulatory protein kinase UbiB translates to MRRLARLLLIVVTLLRFGVDDIALSGFRQGWVRALARIVTWGRRFDAPRGARLRMALERLGPIFVKFGQVLSTRRDLLPRDVADELAKLQDDVPPFPGELAVTLVERALRKPLSAVFLEFDPVPVASASIAQVHFATLLSGREVAVKVLRPGMLDVIEDDLALLHKLARWVERVSVDGKRLKPREVVAEFDIYLHDELDLIREAANAAQLRRNMQDLGLCLVPEMVWDLCTPTVMVMQRMHGVPISQVERLRDAGVDIKKLARDGVTIFFTQVFRDGFFHADMHPGNIQVSLAPMTFGNYIALDFGIIGTLTENDKEYLAQNFIAFFRRDYKRVAELHVESGWVPPETRVDALESAIRAVCEPHFDRPLKDISLGQVLMRLFQTSRRFNVEIQPQLVLLQKTLLNVEGLGRQLDPDLDLWATAKPFLERWMNEQIGWRGLVERVKNEAPRYAQLLPELPRLLHHSLRASSHAEEARALRELVTEQRRTNRLLLAIVWTGLGFGLGALGMQLLQML, encoded by the coding sequence ATGAGGCGCCTTGCCAGGCTGCTGCTGATCGTCGTCACGCTGCTTCGCTTCGGGGTGGACGACATCGCCCTGTCGGGCTTCCGGCAGGGGTGGGTTCGGGCGCTGGCCCGCATCGTGACCTGGGGTCGGCGCTTCGACGCGCCGCGCGGCGCCCGGCTGCGCATGGCGCTGGAGCGCCTGGGTCCCATCTTCGTGAAATTTGGCCAGGTGCTGTCGACCCGACGCGACCTGCTGCCGCGCGACGTGGCCGACGAACTGGCCAAGCTGCAGGACGACGTACCCCCGTTCCCGGGCGAGCTGGCCGTGACGCTGGTGGAGCGCGCGCTGCGCAAGCCGCTCTCGGCCGTGTTCCTGGAGTTCGACCCCGTGCCGGTGGCCAGCGCTTCCATTGCGCAGGTGCACTTCGCCACGCTGCTCTCAGGCCGCGAGGTGGCGGTCAAGGTGCTGCGCCCGGGCATGCTGGACGTGATCGAGGACGACCTGGCGCTGCTGCACAAGCTGGCGCGCTGGGTGGAACGCGTGAGCGTGGACGGCAAGCGCCTGAAGCCGCGGGAGGTGGTGGCGGAGTTCGATATCTACCTGCATGACGAGCTCGATCTGATCCGCGAGGCGGCCAATGCGGCCCAGCTGCGCCGCAACATGCAGGATTTGGGCCTGTGCCTGGTGCCGGAGATGGTGTGGGACCTGTGCACGCCCACGGTGATGGTGATGCAGCGCATGCACGGCGTGCCCATCAGCCAGGTCGAGCGGTTGCGCGATGCGGGCGTCGACATCAAGAAGCTGGCGCGTGATGGCGTCACCATCTTCTTCACCCAGGTGTTCCGCGACGGCTTCTTCCACGCCGACATGCACCCCGGCAACATCCAGGTGAGCCTGGCGCCGATGACCTTCGGCAACTACATCGCGCTCGACTTCGGGATCATCGGCACGCTGACCGAGAACGACAAGGAATACCTGGCGCAGAACTTCATCGCCTTCTTCCGCCGCGACTACAAGCGCGTGGCCGAGCTGCACGTGGAAAGCGGCTGGGTGCCGCCCGAAACGCGGGTGGACGCTCTCGAAAGCGCGATCCGCGCCGTCTGCGAGCCGCATTTCGACCGGCCGCTGAAGGACATCTCGCTGGGCCAGGTGCTGATGCGTCTTTTCCAGACCTCGCGCCGCTTCAACGTCGAGATCCAGCCGCAGCTGGTGCTGCTGCAGAAGACGCTGCTCAACGTCGAAGGCCTGGGCCGCCAGCTCGATCCCGACCTGGACCTGTGGGCCACGGCCAAACCCTTCCTGGAACGCTGGATGAACGAACAGATCGGCTGGCGCGGCCTGGTGGAACGGGTGAAGAACGAGGCGCCGCGCTACGCCCAGCTGCTGCCCGAGTTGCCGCGGCTGCTGCACCACAGCCTGCGCGCTTCTTCGCATGCCGAAGAGGCGAGGGCGCTGCGCGAGCTGGTGACCGAGCAGCGCCGCACCAACCGCTTGCTGCTGGCCATCGTGTGGACGGGGCTGGGCTTCGGCCTGGGTGCGCTCGGCATGCAGTTGCTGCAGATGCTTTGA
- a CDS encoding FmdB family zinc ribbon protein: MPIYAYRCAECGHTKDVLRKLSDPPLTTCPACGAEAFEKQVTAAGFQLKGSGWYVTDFRNGSGGTAKPAVAGGEAAAPAAAPAPEAAKPAAAAPAAPAPSPSGGSGGGSAA, translated from the coding sequence ATGCCGATCTACGCCTATCGCTGTGCCGAATGCGGCCATACGAAAGACGTGCTGCGCAAGCTGTCCGACCCGCCGCTGACCACCTGCCCGGCCTGCGGGGCCGAGGCCTTCGAAAAGCAGGTCACGGCCGCCGGCTTCCAGCTCAAGGGCTCGGGCTGGTACGTCACCGATTTCCGCAACGGCTCCGGCGGTACCGCCAAGCCGGCCGTTGCCGGCGGTGAGGCGGCCGCGCCCGCCGCCGCACCAGCGCCTGAAGCCGCCAAACCGGCCGCTGCCGCGCCGGCCGCCCCCGCACCGTCGCCGTCGGGCGGCAGTGGCGGCGGCAGCGCCGCCTGA